The Macrobrachium nipponense isolate FS-2020 chromosome 7, ASM1510439v2, whole genome shotgun sequence DNA window TTGATGATtaggaattttaaattttatcttgCAAATCTttccttaatctttttttttcttttgtatgccTATTAATTTCTCAGTTGTTCCTCCTCTTCCTGAAAGTGGGTGGGACTAGTTACCTATTGCCAAAGCATAGAAGAATTACTACAACAAATTCCGAATTTTAGCTGTCAGTGCTAGAAactgttagctatgtaattacttggtaaggatatgaaaatcatattttatcataacaatgtcattttcatgatAATATGATTTATTCATAGTACTATAGTAATTTGTAAAGAGATGAATGtaaggaaattaatttctcatggttttccttataaaaacAATCATAGCCATTCCAGTTCGTAAACactaaagattttgttttttatttagagtTTTAGTTGTTTGATGATtaggaattttaaattttatcttgCAAATCTttccttaatctttttttttctttttgtatgccTATTAATTTCTCATTTCTGTATAACACTTATGGTAGTCATGAATTAATTGCAGTGATTTTGCTCATCAGTTATGTATAGTTTTTTGTCTCTTTTCTTGTAAGAGAAGAAAAATTTTTCTTCTCTTACAAgaaaaatttttcttcttaaacgctgaagtggtaaaaaaaaaattgtctcccgtgtgccggaggtgtttcagagtgagcgcggaagcagaaaaaatatttttttcaaaaaatcacagcgcgcttagttttcaagattaaagagttaatttttggctcctctttttgtcattggctgaagtttagtttgcaaccatcagaaatgaaagtaattatcattatcatatataaataatgcgatatatgagagcgcaaaaacgaaatttcatatataattgtattcaaatcgcgttgtgcgcaaaacggttaaaggtaacaagttactttaaTTTTTCGATGTAATGtatactaaattgcgatcattttggtatataacacattgtaaaacgataaaagcaacacagagaaaatgttataacaaaataatgcatgaatttgtaacgcgcagacgtaaaaaaatatttttttcaaaaattcactataaatctaaatattgtcctagagacttccaatttctttcaaaatgaagaaaaaggattgaatattactatactgtaagagtattagcttacaattgcagtttttgaccatatctgatgagttaaagttgaccaaatgtcgaatttttttatatatatttttttatatgcaattatttcggaaataagaagctacaaccttcaaatcttttttgttttatttctactgaaattgcgcacattatcatatataaaactctatgaaatgcctaatatgaaacggaacaaatattccgagaatgggacgtgcgcatttcggagatttgtggcggagaatccgcgcgcggagggaaggaaaatttttttttaaattcaccataaatctaaatattgtgctagagacttcaaatttgtttcaagatgaagataaatgactgaatattactagactgtaagagttttagcttacaattgcgtttttcgaccatttcggtagagtcaaagttgaccgaacatggttttttttctatttatcgtgatttatatgcaaatatatttcaaaaatgagaaaagctacaaccttcaattatttattgttgtattccacatgaaattgcgcacatttcatatataaaactttatgtaacggctaatttaaaatggttgcaaacattaccacaatcgcacgtatgtttttttcggaagagttacccgcgcggacataaagaaaatgttatttttttcataaattcaccataaatcgaaatattgtgctagagacttccaatttgttgcaaaatgaaggtaaatgattgaatattactagactataagcgttttagcttacaattgcatttttcgaccatttcggtagagtcaaagttgaccgaagttgaaaatttgtcacttatcatttttatatgaaaaatatttcaaaattgataaaagctacaaccatgggttgttattagttgtattgtgcatgaaatttcgcacatttccatatataaaactttatgtaacggcaaatttaaaatggtgcaaacattaggacaatcacacgaaaaaaaatttatcggaagcgttacgcgcagacgtaaagaaaaagtttttttcacaaattcaccataaatcgaaatattgtgctagagacgtccaatttgttgcaaaatgaaggaaaatgattgaatattactagaatataagagttttagcttacaattgcattttttgaccatttcggtagagtcaaagttgaccgaaggttgaaattttggcacttatcgttatttatatgaaaatatttcaaaactgataaaagctacaatcatgagtattttgttgttgtattctacataaaaattgcgcacattttcatatataatacttcatgtaaaggataatttaaaatggtgcaaaaattatgtcaaagtgacaaaataatttttgagatgtgtcactgatactttttagtgcgataagaaagaaattcgcgcttgcgcgcctgcataacgattgtaaacaaaacaacgccttgatccgtgaactcccagcatcccccaaggcgcgtgattcaaaagtttcggctggtaggcctataagtatttttccgcgaatttaaaaaaaaacttttttgagtcgacgtatggtacgtccattcggcatacaggagacattttgactcgacgtttaatacgtccattcggcgtttaagggttaagaacctATTTTGAGAGCAGCAATTGCATAATGTTATTTGATGAGTAATTTTCTAGTGTTCATTGAGCTTTAAAATTTTCAACTGTTTATTTCTTCTCAGGCTGGAGGTTGCTGTCATACTTTTATAGATAAAGGGTATGAGTTTGATGTTGGAATTCATTACATTGGTGAAATGCATTACCAGTCTGTGACTAAAACATTTGTTGATCACATCACTAATAGGCAGCTGGAATGGGCACCTCTAGGTAAGGTTTTAGAAAGTTTAATGGGTGTAGAGTATAGTTGCTTTCTTCAATTTTACTAGCTTATTCCTGTATTTGTTTATCTGCTTAGTCCTATGACTTTCTTGGTTTAGAAAATAGTATGGTTGTCCCATAAGGGAATCCTCCATGCACTCACCGCACATTTACCTGTATGTAACTTGCTATCAAGCTCGGTGACAGGACCAGCTTATGCTTAAAAGAACCCTGTTACATAAATTTAAGTTTGTATATTTAGGAAGATGCGATTGACTCTtaagaaaaattgtaattttatgtTAAATCATCTGTTTATCGTGAAAACATTATCTTTAGTATATATTGCTACATCATCTGCTAGGTTAGAAATAGATAAGTAATTTAGACTGTTCTAGgaaattttatgtttttcagAGGATGATTTTGATGAAGTAGTTTTTGCTGAAAAGGATAAGGAACTTCGTAGATATCCTGTTTACTCAGGAAAAGAAAAGTGGGCGGCAAGCCTCAAAAAGCATTTCCCAGATGAAGAAGATAATATTGACAAGTATGTGATAAAAAATgcacttttagaatattttattttaaaaacttatttttagttatacaacttccccagtaattatatagctaagagtttcagtCCCCGGCAGTTAAAATCTCTAAATTCGCGGGTCTTgctaattttctatttgttttggtTAGGTAACAATACTCTGTCCACTTTCAGggtaagagagagaaataacacggCAAAGAGCTCAGTTTCTTTCTGCCGGCCGATGCTGTGATTGTCAATTGCAGTTTATTCTGAAATTTGTTAGACTTTCCTTTTGTAATGAAGTAGACTGTTCTTGTATTAGCCATTTCGACAAATCATTTTGACAGTGTTAGGTTCTTTGATAAGaacgagtttttgttttttgcttttgttgtttttttttttttctttagtgacCGTCAGGTCTTAGTGTTTTCGACAATGTCAGACACAGGTTCGGCTAGCTTTAGGTATTGTGCTAAAGGTTGTAAAACTAGGCTAACCAAGGAATCGTATGTTAATCACACTTTATGTACTAAGTGTAGTGGATAAGCATgttcattttataataaatgtaatgaatgtgTTGATTGGGACAATAGGAAGTGGAAAAGTTTGGAATCTCATGTAAATAAAttagagagagacaggaagagaAAAGCTTTGATTAGGGCTAGTTCAAAATCAGCTAGTCAGGATTCTTCTGAATTGAATTCAGATTTGAATATTCCTGTTATTTCCTTACCTCCTGCTCCCACTTCTTTTGTTATGCAACCTTCTTCAGTTTCAGATTCCTACACTTCTGATCCCAACCCCATCACCAGTCTggaagaaaagattgataagcatTTTGCTCTGTTAGTACAGACTATGGAGCAGCTTTGTGCATCTATGAAGGTCCTAATGGACAAGGCGTAAAGCGAGTGTTgtgtcagtggaggaggtggctgttcatcCCACCGATGCTGCCAGGCAAAGGTCATTGTCACACTCCCCAGTGCAGGGGAGGAGTCAAACTGGTAACCacccaagggaggttggtggggtctgCCCATGAGCAGTTCTCCCCCTCAGTTCAACCTGTGTCACTTCCCAGGTAAAAAAGAAGAGCCGTCGGAAAGGTCTCTCCTTTTGGATGTGCATAACTTGTCGAGTTCGGATGACTCTTCACTACGCAGTGGCATTCGGGGGAGCCAAGTCTCAGCTTCGGATGCAGCTCCAATTGTGCCTACTAAGAAGCCTAGAGATCCATGCCCCTCTTGCAGTCATTGGGACAGCCCATGACCCTTTTTCTTCCGACGTAGCCTCTCGGAAGTTGACACTCTGTTGGCACCCAAGGCTTGTTGTCGTTTTTCGGCTCCTCTTCAAGCTCCTGTACCTATCGTGCAGGCGCGCCCATTAGACATAGTCAAGTGCTCATTGGCACCCAAGCTCCCTTCTGTAGTGAACCAGTTAGCGCCTGCTTACGTCGTGCTGGAGCTTCCATCAACTCCATTGGCTcccgctgttgctgctgctgctgctgctgctgctgttgagaCATTAGATCCCATTCAGTCGAAGCTCGACAGTATTCTGCTTTTACTGAATAAGCCACTCTCTTCAGTTCAAACTCCTACAACTTTGTAAGCACCCGTGATGGTCCAGCAAGTGCCCACAACAGTTTAGCTAGCACCAGTAGTAACTGAGGCTCCATTGGTATCGTCTCCTCGGACACCTCGAGACGTTCCAGCGCTGCAATCTCCAATAGAGGCTGTTTTGACATGGGCACAAGTTGATGCGGCCACACCTCAGACTCCTGCAGATGTGGATCTTTCTTGTATTTCATCTGAAGACAAAGCTACTGAGGATCAAGAGGCTCCCTCTTCAGCGTTGTGGGCTCGCCACGTATCCGTTTTTTTTCAAACTGACTTCTCCAGCATCTCCTGAAAAAACTTTGGTTATGGATAGTATGCCTTCTTCTAAACCCTGGAAGATACCAAAGATGGTTTTCTCTTATTCAGCTAAGAAGGCTTTTAAAAAGATAGACGCTTGGCTTGCTGAAAAGAGGGAACAAGGCAAGACCTCTTTTTGTTTTCCGTCTTCTTGAATCTCCAGGTGGAGATAATTGTCATATGTTACGAAAGAGGCTCCTTCCTTGAGTGTTTGCGCATCTTTGCAAGGAGATTTTTCTGGTCTGGTAGATGCAGCCAGACACTCAGCTTTTTCATCTGTGAAGGTTTTGTTTTCTGCCTCAGAGTTGGCCAATCTTCTGAAAGGTATTGTCAAAGTatttgaagttttcaactttctcggcTGGTCCGTTGACACTCAGGCCCGCAAGATTAGGTCTTGCCCTTTGCTTTCAGAGAACCTTTTGGCGGATTCGATGCAAGTTCTCTCGTGTATCGATAAGGGGATTAGGAACAGTTCCCATGACTTGGCCTCTCTCTACTCATTGAGAACGCTCAAGAAGAGGGAACTCTGGTGTTCCGTCGAAGGGCGTTACTTCCTCACAGAGATCAGCTCTGTTATTTTCCCTCTTAGATAAGAGACACTTGCTCCTGAAGCCATAATGTTAGGAATTGCTTCAGATCTGGAGAAGAAATGTACACAGGATCTCCTTGCCCAGTTCCAAAAGACCAAGAAATCCTCCAGCAATGGTTTCGAGGCAACCTCTTCCCTCAAGAGGCCAGCCCTCTCGGGCCAGACAGAGATCCTACACAAGATCAAGAGGAAATACAAGGTTCATTTCCGAGTCCGTCGAGAAAACTTCTTTGAGGGGCTCCTCTAGCAAGTGAGGATGCCGTTCTCCACACGAGTGTAGGCGCCAGACTTCTAatgttttgggaagtttggcagagaAAAGGGCCAGAACCTTGGATTGTCAAAGTTCTGAAGGAAGGCTACGTTATCCCCTTCTTCAGGAAGCCTCCCTTAGTCAGCACGCCAGTCATCTTAATGGCTTATTCAAGAAGATCAGGGAGGTTTTTGGCTCTAGAGGACGAAGTAACTTCTCTTGTAAGAATGGGAGCAGTAGAACTCGGTCAAGATCGTTACTCTCCGAGGTTCTACAATCGtctatgtacagtggaccccctgtattcgcgttctgcagattcgcggactcacacatttgcggatttctctcgggaacgtttccccgcattattcgcagaaaattcgcgcattcgcggtatttttctatgataaatatccacaaattcctggttttttttttttatgaatttcatctcaaaatgcactttttgtgataaaacttaaaaaaaccaagtatgaacatttttagtgggtttttcttgatttttaactaacaaaataggctgtttttagcgtttttataggggttccaaacattcgcgggttctaactattcacggggagtctggtacacatcccccgcgtatacggggggaccactgtagtccccaagtcatcagggggctggaggcccatCCTGGATGTCAGGGCCCTGAATGTCTTCGTCGTAAAGatgaagttcaagatggaaacaaaccAAACATTCCTGTCATCCATTCACCAGGGAGATTGGATGACATCTATAGATcttcaggatgcatacttccaagtTCCCATACACCCCAAGTcgaggaagtatctaaggtttgtgttCGATGGGAAGATTTTGAATTTTGCGCCCTTTGCTTTGGATTGACAACGGCGCCTCAAGTGTTTACCAGAGTAATGGCTCCCATTGCGAAATGGCTCCACCTTCAGGGGATGCGAATATCTTTGTATTTAGACGGCTGGCTCTTAACTTAAGAGCCCAGTCAGTCAGTGTGTGGAGGACCTCAAAAAGACACTCTCTTTAGTACAGGAGTTAGAAATACTCATAAACTCCAAGAAATCTCATTTGATTCCTACTCAGGAGAGTCAGTATTTGGGAATGACCATAGTGACTCAGAGTTTTTGGGTTTTTCCAACCTGGAAAAGAGTAGATTCTTGTatgagaaagatacaagaagtTCTAGTCTTAAACTAGTGATCGGCCAACaattggatgagtctgctggggttcCTTTCATCAATGAACCGGTTTGTGTTGCTTTGCAGGctacatctcagacctctgcaattctaTCTGAAAGTGAGCTGGAACAGGAAGGACCTTCCAGACTCGCATGTTTTTCCTTtaacacaggaaataaaagagaaccTCCTTTGGTGCAATTCAGAGAAGAGACTGTCGTAAGGCaagtctctctctcaactgaaacTGAACCCCTACCTGAACTTCTTATCAGACACATCGGACCAAGGATGGGGGATTGCTTTTAGAGCAAAGTGAAGTCTTGGGAGTATGGTCCCTAGAGAACAGATCTCTGCATATCAATGTGAAGGAGCTAAAGGCAGTACATCTGGTCCTTCAGTCCTTTGTATCAGAAGTAGAGAACAAGACGATAGCGGTCTACACGGACAACATGACTGCTCTCTcatatgtcaagaaacaaggagggactctttctctcttcatgAAGTGGCAAGATCTCCTCATTTTTTCAGAATGAAACAATGCACGTTTAGTCATAAGGTTTGTCCAAGGAAAGCTAAACGTTTTAGCGGATGAGCTAAGTCGTCGGAAACAGGTCCAGCTTAGGCCTTTGGAAACTGTGGGGAAAACCAATGATAGGCTTGTTCACCACATGTCAGAACTATCGTCTCCCTCTATTTTGTTCGCCAGTTACAGACCCACAGATGTGGGCGGTTGATGCTTTTCTTCTGGACTGGTCAGACAAGGAACTGTAAGCTTTCTCTACGTTCAGCCTGATAAGGCAAGTGCTGACCAAGTTCCTTGTACACAGCAACGTCTCTGATCTTGGTGGCCCCCTTCTGGCCATCGAAGGAATGGTTGCCCGATCTTGTAGATCTATTGGTGGACTTCCTGAGGCTGCTTCCTCAAAAAAAGCAgctactcagacaaccacacttacACAGATTCCACCAAATCCTGCCTTCTCTGGCCCTGATAGgattcagactgtccagaaactcctTAGAAAGAAAGGGTTTTCTGAAGGAGCTTCAGGGGCTATCTCCATGTGTAGGAGAAGATCTTCTAGCAACTGTATCAGaataagtggagaatcttcagggAGTGGTGTAAGAATTCCAACATCTCTTCTTCTAAGACCACTGTGATGCAAATAGCTGATTTCTTGCTTCATTTAAGGTCAGTAAGAAACCtgtattgttccgacacggcatacaaaccttcggtccttttacaataggaaggtactagcggcagctggataggtcgtaagctttcgaacaaggggttcggtagttaactgcttgtccgacaggcgcgctgcaggcgcgactggtaggtaaacaaatcacttttgctttcggcctgctggcgtgtggacgtgtatcatcgctctcgtgcccgcttcatcgtcgttgctttcgcatgattgtgtttttctttttctattatctagtgaaactgaattgtaagtacaatcatttcatatttatttccattgaattcaattgtgaattaaaggatcttggtttcacacccgccctccgattacccgagtgccgggactgaagggcgtaagtgcgggaattcattttatttcccttccagaaatgatcctcgtattgtgtatgctcggtgccgagggcgggagcgctcgctccgagcgtatatttgggttggaatgtgtagatgaaaatcgtaagtaagtgctcttttcatttatatttttttgacctgtatgcccgttgccgagcgaatgcgctcggcacggaaacttattcagtatggaagtggaatcgcaagtacagtattctttttcattttcatatattattttgattgtagcaatactcattttggatcagtttccgagcttacccggaaattgatcctttcccctttttatttgaatgaagtgaaatcgcaagtgcagttctttttcattttcattttttattgagattgcattgtttactgggatcaatgtttccgctatttcccgggaattgatccttccccttttgtttttatttgtatgaagtgaaatcgcaagcgcagtattcttttcattttcatatattttttgattgcatcaattcattatggatcaaggtttccattaaACCTTGAtcccataaaggtaaggaatggatccttttacccttgcgctcggtaccgagggcgcaaaatgcgctcgatccgaccctttttcattgtgaagtgaatcgtaatgcaagatgcattttcattttattccttattattgattgcatcaatatttatttggttcaagttccgctcagtcagggaattgatccttatgcccttgcattcgggccgatggcacgattgctctcgggctcttatattgttgttgggtacatgggtactgtgcgggggtggggaacgagaaaccccccccgctcagtctcccacagatggcccttccccttgggggggggaggttgggggggggttttATCGGcattcttctcctcgcccgatccgtcgagcggggggcgggggagggcgctcggtgcccgatgtacaattgtattagggtcttcactcgttcggagagggctcaccccccccgcgcgaggggacttcccccccactaatcgctactactgttatttccgcaggtgctactgccacgagggtggaccttggtgaggtatgggcgNNNNNNNNNNNNNNNNNNNNNNNNNNNNNNNNNNNNNNNNNNNNNNNNNNNNNNNNNNNNNNNNNNNNNNNNNNNNNNNNNNNNNNNNNNNNNNNNNNNNNNNNNNNNNNNNNNNNNNNNNNNNNNNNNNNNNNNNNNNNNNNNNNNNNNNNNNNNNNNNNNNNNNNNNNNNNNNNNNNNNNNNNNNNNNNNNNNNNNNNNNNNNNNNNNNNNNNNNNNNNNNNNNNNNNNNNNNNNNNNNNNNNNNNNNNNNNNNNNNNNNNNNNNNNNNNNNNNNNNNNNNNNNNNNNNNNNNNNNNNNNNNNNNNNNNNNNNNNNNNNNNNNNNNNNNNNNNNNNNNNNNNNNNNNNNNNNNNNNNNNNNNNNNNNNNNNNNNNNNNNNNNNNNNNNNNNNNNNNNNNNNNNNNNNNNNNNNNNNNNNNNNNNNNNNNNNNNNNNNNNNNNNNNNNNNNNNNNNNNNNNNNNNNNNNNNNNNNNNNNNNNNNNNNNNNNNNNNNNNNTCGACgtaccctgtcgccttgcctccggggaaagATGAGCAATGCCAAAcgcttctcaagaatgtagggctgacccttggcggcgttcttgccaaaacctccgacccaggcccgcagggtagccagtgctgtatcccttactgccggagcctgtaagagaggacgtATTTTAGACTTAAGAATCCCTTAGaactaaaacttagagtataacttaaactagatgtcttaagttaataaatgatgaaacttaagtactaaaagaagcgaAGCAGCTACTGGaggtggaatacttacgccttccaaagctggctcaccagatcgtaacatatggtacacgtttcatggtaccagacctggatgtcaccgtgcggagtcgcgcatggagcatgggacggcaaacttcgtgtccacaggggtcctgaagtgtagcggaacatcccgatgctcacagttggtggcctgtaagtggaagacacatgagtatcttagagggataacacttacagactaaaaggcaaaagaactccgttacatgccggagctcggactttgggcataacccctccctgcattgcctgaataggctataatcccggaaaGATCCGGTACAAAtatagggagggagggggggggattggtttaagataattaagataaacttaaaaataacttaaacctaagcacaagcgaaccggactaggtccag harbors:
- the LOC135217791 gene encoding all-trans-retinol 13,14-reductase-like, yielding MAIGVLPLLIAAAAAFMVVKLLMFIFAKPPSANPFEKRCTAEIRPKVIDQKQRDQVLKQGFSKDKIPDGLDAIVIGSGLEVSQQLLYYPKLKEVLVLEQHDQAGGCCHTFIDKGYEFDVGIHYIGEMHYQSVTKTFVDHITNRQLEWAPLEDDFDEVVFAEKDKELRRYPVYSGKEKWAASLKKHFPDEEDNIDKYVIKNALLEYFILKTYF